In a single window of the Thunnus albacares chromosome 1, fThuAlb1.1, whole genome shotgun sequence genome:
- the si:ch211-210p4.6 gene encoding malignant fibrous histiocytoma-amplified sequence 1 homolog — MDSVDRNSWQEWDLSGQKLKSIPKDCLTYATRVDLQRNKLKRVIGISRLTHLTELNLSRNKIMEFSQEMQNLHKLERLYMNQNNIRSIPEGIFPHLRRLKFLKLSTNRLAKLPSDINQCTSITYLDLSKNCLQNIQALVGLQKLKELLVKKNQLTELPSQLFQNRSCELTVFKATGNPLRYPPEEVCDGGVMDIQSYFLQMEENPNTHSAWTVKTMFLGSSMAGKSTLCRSLRKGKPVAVAVEDRTEGIEISQLYTQEVRFLFWDFAGQEEYYLTHHVFITPRALVILTIDLASYNIEDPHSFKDQLWFWINNIQLRVPDSVVLLVGTHCDQCRDQEEVMEKKKDIEEKVKNMLANRRIVLKYQKKNLEENTDSSLFADQMDELDCLLGYNLKVLDLVTLDCQRTEDIDKLRSHILMCIQSESVLLCAESILPKSYEEVEQAILTLVAQQEIPQHGIILLEELSDLILNHVKMSQESLHSILRSLLRYLHRIGVIIWYEDIDVLRDRVFIQPSFLISMFKSIVRHDLVQQLEGVSRDLLMQEGALVKQKFTWVHDLRYRGILQNAAMRILVRREIEKLVVDDDDLVREVVGTKKEEGIILTLLQHFEVCLPTLVGSPLNPQASDFIPGEKQWESAWEEKRDPDGACLFPIYLKDNITVCHKWGEDKQDDLSVHVYFLPEVPHGFFHRVIIKTCFLYPTHWVGREQCLLCCGNRLALVRQKIEDGDPFIEIRCRRPDKHNEFRQLWDLILAVMSKLFVLSRQWPGLTQQVHTPCPEKGCPHYFTWRDWQELSNADFYNLVKEEKLVCQGGHTRRTELIFPKVPLL; from the exons ATGGACTCTGTAGATA GAAACAGTTGGCAGGAATGGGACCTGTCGGGACAGAAACTGAAGTCCATTCCTAAGGATTGTCTAACATATGCAACAAGAGTGGACCTACAGAGGAACAAACTGAAACGGGTCATTGGCATCTCCAGACTCACCCACCTGACCGAGCTTAATCTCTCCAGGAACAAGATAATGGAGTTTTCTCAGGAAATGCAAAACCTGCATAAATTAGAGAGACTTTACATGAACCAGAACAATATCAGATCTATTCCAGAGGGAATCTTTCCTCATCTAAGGAGGCTAAAGTTCCTAAAACTCAGCACCAATCGCTTGGCCAAGCTTCCCTCAGATATTAACCAGTGCACCAGTATCACTTACCTGGACCTTTCCAAGAACTGCCTGCAAAACATCCAAGCACTAGTTGGTCTCCAAAAATTGAAGGAgcttttggttaaaaaaaaccaatTGACCGAGCTTCCATCCCAGCTCTTCCAGAACAGGAGCTGTGAGTTGACAGTGTTCAAGGCCACAGGCAACCCGCTGAGGTACCCCCCAGAGGAGGTCTGTGATGGAGGGGTCATGGACATCCAGAGCTACTTCCTTCAAATGGAGGagaacccaaacacacacagtgcctGGACAGTCAAGACCATGTTTCTGGGTTCCTCCATGGCAGGGAAGTCCACACTCTGCCGCAGCCTGAGGAAGGGGAAGCCCGTTGCAGTAGCAGTAGAGGACCGAACTGAGGGAATCGAGATCAGTCAACTGTACACCCAGGAAGTCCGTTTCCTTTTCTGGGACTttgcagggcaggaggagtaCTACCTGACACACCATGTCTTCATCACACCTCGAGCCCTTGTCATCCTTACTATTGATTTAGCCAG CTACAACATTGAAGACCCACATTCCTTCAAAGACCAACTGTGGTTCTGGATAAACAACATACAGTTGCGTGTGCCTGATTCAGTGGTCCTGCTGGTGGGAACACACTGCGACCAGTGCCGCGAccaggaggaggtgatggagaaaaagaaagacatcgAGGAGAAGGTCAAAAACATGCTGGCAAACAGGAGGATTGTTTTAAAATACCAGAAGAAAAATCTGGAGGAAAACACAGACTCTTCTCTCTTTGCAGACCAGATGGATGAGCTGGATTGCCTACTGGGATACAATTTAAAG GTTCTGGATCTCGTAACTCTCGACTGCCAAAGGACTGAGGATATTGACAAACTCAGAAGTCATATTCTGATGTGCATTCAATCAGAGAGTGTGCTTCTCTGTGCTGAGAGCATCTTACCGAAAAGTTATGAAGAAGTGGAGCAAGCCATCCTTACACTTGTTGCACAACAAGAAATTCCCCAACACG GTATTATTCTACTTGAAGAACTGAGTGATTTAATTCTGAACCATGTTAAAATGAGCCAAGAGAGTCTCCACTCCATCTTGCGATCCCTCTTGCGATATCTGCACCGGATTGGGGTGATCATTTGGTATGAAGACATCGATGTACTAAGAGACAGAGTCTTTATCCAGCCTTCTTTTCTCATCTCAATGTTCAAG AGCATTGTGAGACATGACTTGgtgcagcagctggagggggtCTCCAGAGACCTCCTCATGCAGGAGGGGGCTCTGGTGAAACAGAAGTTCACCTGGGTGCATGACTTGAGGTACAGAGGCATCCTGCAGAATGCAGCCATGCGGATCTTGGTGcgcagagagatagagaaactGGTTGTGGACGATGATGACCTGGTCAGAGAGGTGGTGGGAACCAAGAAGGAGGAAGGCATAATACTCACCCTACTGCAGCATTTTGAGGTGTGCCTCCCCACTCTTGTCGGAAGCCCCCTGAACCCCCAAGCATCAGATTTCATCCCTGGTGAGAAGCAGTGGGAGTCAGCctgggaagaaaagagagaccCAGATGGAGCCTGTCTCTTCCCCATCTACCTCAAGGACAACATCACAGTGTGCCATAAGTGGGGTGAGGACAAGCAAGATGACCTCAGTGTCCACGTGTACTTCCTTCCTGAGGTTCCTCATGGCTTCTTCCACAG AGTAATCATCAAGACGTGCTTCCTGTACCCGACTCACTGGGTGGGGAGAGAGCAGTGTCTCCTCTGCTGCGGAAACAGACTGGCTCTGGTGCGACAGAAGATTGAAGATGGAGATCCTTTCATAGAGATACGCTGCAGGAGACCTGACAAGCATAATG AGTTTCGGCAGTTGTGGGATCTGATCTTGGCAGTGATGTCcaagctgtttgtgttgtccagGCAGTGGCCAGGACTGACCCAGCAGGTGCACACACCCTGTCCAGAAAAAGGCTGTCCACACTACTTCACCTGGAGAGACTGGCAGGAGCTCAGCAACGCTGACTTCTACAACCT TGTGAAGGAAGAGAAATTAGTTTGCCAGGGAGGCCACACACGACGGACGGAGCTGATTTTTCCAAAAG TTCCTCTTTTGTAA